The following are from one region of the Phormidium sp. PBR-2020 genome:
- a CDS encoding response regulator gives MTGNSPPQTGNTGLRVTRTVTHPRKAIKHLVSKQVSGCLTVGDPRDPQVSWQVFLRAGQLTYATSVTGKTERLQCLIRTIQPNLAKLEFSDSENEYPQLCRWWHGQGLPMSKLRQLLMRLSLEALVHVLALPETEIEFSKGSKIDPVLMETPLSEIPAPLWQMALQWQQWRKQLPSPFVRLYLPDQQQVRFRAGCHRNPVPVRSAHEPDQLIQATASIFRKRLSLYQISNLLKVSVQTLVAWVQPFLNEGILVTQIDDPPAASSASPPKAADAPPPSKPEVRPLIACIDDSKTIQKQVRGILSLSGYEVLGITEPAQALTALVRQKPAAILMDVNMPDIDGYELCSMLRQSRQLREIPIIMLTGRDGILDRIRAKTLGVNFYLTKPFHPEHLVESIGKVLQNNPVDV, from the coding sequence ATGACTGGTAATTCTCCCCCTCAGACCGGTAACACTGGGTTACGTGTCACCCGCACAGTGACGCATCCCCGTAAAGCCATCAAGCATCTTGTCAGCAAACAAGTCTCTGGGTGTCTCACTGTTGGCGATCCCCGGGACCCACAGGTCAGTTGGCAGGTATTTCTCAGAGCCGGTCAACTCACCTATGCCACCAGCGTAACGGGCAAAACAGAGCGCCTGCAATGTTTAATCCGCACCATTCAACCCAACCTGGCCAAACTCGAATTTAGTGACAGCGAGAATGAATATCCTCAACTCTGTCGTTGGTGGCATGGCCAGGGGTTACCCATGTCCAAACTGCGTCAATTGCTGATGCGTTTGAGCCTAGAAGCGTTGGTTCATGTTCTGGCACTGCCGGAGACGGAAATTGAGTTTTCCAAAGGATCTAAAATCGATCCAGTCTTGATGGAAACCCCTTTGTCAGAAATTCCCGCGCCTCTTTGGCAAATGGCCCTGCAATGGCAACAATGGCGCAAACAACTGCCGTCCCCCTTTGTCCGTCTCTATCTCCCGGATCAGCAACAGGTACGTTTCCGGGCCGGATGTCATCGCAATCCCGTTCCTGTGCGCTCGGCCCATGAGCCAGATCAACTGATTCAAGCCACCGCCAGCATTTTTCGTAAGCGGCTTTCCCTCTATCAGATTTCTAACTTACTCAAGGTGTCGGTACAAACCCTTGTGGCTTGGGTGCAACCGTTTCTCAATGAGGGAATTCTTGTTACCCAAATTGACGACCCCCCAGCGGCCAGTTCCGCATCCCCTCCCAAGGCTGCCGACGCTCCCCCTCCGAGTAAACCCGAAGTCCGGCCGCTGATCGCCTGTATTGATGATAGTAAAACGATTCAAAAACAGGTGCGAGGGATTCTCTCATTATCGGGATATGAGGTATTAGGAATCACCGAACCCGCTCAAGCCCTAACTGCCTTAGTTCGACAAAAGCCAGCGGCGATTTTAATGGATGTGAATATGCCCGACATTGATGGTTATGAACTCTGTAGTATGTTGCGGCAATCCCGTCAACTGCGGGAGATTCCCATTATTATGCTCACCGGGCGAGATGGCATTCTCGATCGCATTCGGGCCAAGACGTTGGGGGTAAATTTTTACTTAACCAAGCCCTTTCATCCAGAACACTTGGTCGAATCAATTGGTAAAGTGTTACAGAACAACCCCGTTGATGTTTAA